Within the Gracilinema caldarium DSM 7334 genome, the region AGACCATTTTGACCTCTACCAATTTCATGCGCTTACCACTATGGGCGAGGTATCCAAAATACTTGGCCCCAGCGGTGCGGCAGAAACCTTCATCAAGGCGAAGGAAGCGGGCTTGGTCCGCTATCTGGGTTTTTCTGCCCACTCAGTAGAGGCAGCGCTAACCCTTCTGGATCAATTCCCCATCGATTCGGTGCTGTTCCCCCTCAATATGGTGAGCATAAAGCAGGGGAACTTTGGGCTTCAAATACTGGAAAAAGCCAAAGAAAAGGGTGCGGCCCGGCTTGCATTAAAAGCGCTTGCTTATACACCCTGGCAGGAAGGTGAGCCCCATACCTACAGTAAAGCCTGGTATAAGCCGATTGAAGATCCGGACCTGCAGGATAAGGCATTACGTTATACCCTGAGTCTCGATATCACCGCTGCCATTCCTCCAGGCCACTATGAGCTGTACAGGAGAGCCGTAGATATTGCGAGCCACTTCAAACCCCTCACCCAGGAGGAGCAAAACACCCTGGATCAGGCCATTTCTGGCCTTACCCCTCTTTTCCCGCTCAAGGAGTAATCAGGATCGAAGAGCCTGTCTATCTACAATCAGGGCAAGAACTGCGGTATTGAAAGCTCCCTGCAGGAATACTGCCAGTATAAGCGATATAAAAGCAGGGCAAACCAGGAAATCCTACGTTTTTTTTCTACGCTTACCCAGAACCGCATAAAAGAGTAATACCAGGTGGATGAACCAGAAGGCGAGATATAGACTCAGCCGGTACCCTTTTGGGACCATCCCTGAATGTGAGCATCAGCCTGGGATGCTCCAGCGGGTAATCATACCAATTCAAGAAACAAGAAGCCGAAAAGAAGCACCAATCATAAAAAAGAGCAACACAAAACCGGTGATAAACAAGTAGGTAAAAACAGCAGACACAAATTTAGTTCTGATAGATCCGCCAGAGTATGCTTCCCTCATAGGTAAAAGGCTTAAGTTCTACCCATGGTATAAAAACACTAACAGGTTCAGGTTGTACCGAAGCATAACTGTGAGGAAATTTAAAGGTGTATATAAAATAAATTCCATTATCCGCCACATGCAGGTTAAAAAGATCATCCGGGCCATAGGGTAATGGAATACCTAATTCGGTTAATACTGGTTCCACCTCCGGATGCTGCTGATATACAGCCTTGAGCTGTTTTTCCACCGACGGAATTATACGATCGCTTACGAACCTGGCCATGGCAAGATCATCTTCAAACATCGATTCCGGACCATGGGGTATCCCATTCTCAAGTTCTACCAGCACCATTGAAGTAGAAGTATTTTGATATGCTCCCATGGTATCAATAGTCCACTGCACCTGGAGAAAGCTCCTCGTAAAATAGACAATTTCGCCCCGAGCTTTGATAAATGGCACTAAGCCATCCTGAAAATCCTTGGTAAGTTCATCCACCGTTCTTCCAAGCACAGATTCAGGCCCTATATGATAATTAATACGTTCAAGTATATTTTTATTTTGTGGGCCCCTATACACCGGGTATTCCAGGAATGCCTTTTGTACCGGATAATCCGTAGCCCGAATGACAAAGTCGTGCCGCATCATGATAATCGGTTCCTGCGTTTGTTCTTTTTTCGTAGTACAGGATACTAAGGGTATACAAAATGATATCAGCATAATAAGATAATTGAGAAAACAATAATTTCGTTTAAATATTGGCATAGCTAACATTCTCCACGTGGTTATGTACATTATAACAAATTAACTTGAAACATTTTATAAGAATTCTATTAAATATACTATGTTTTTCAAAGTACTTTGTGATACTATGTATTTATGACAGCAATGACAGACCAAGTGTGTAATATGTGGAGGTTTTCCATGAACTCTGATATTGCTCCAGATGCAGAAGCACAGTTATCCCTCATTACCCAAATGATGAAAGAATCAAGAGAAACCATATTCCATCTTGGGTTTCCTTCTATAGTGTGGGGCGTTACCATCAGCATAGGAACGCTGATAAGCTATATTTTTTCTGCAAACGCTTGGTATACAGCCATAGCTCCCCTTTGGGGTATACTTTTTATTTTTGCAAGCCTCCTCAACATAAGTTATTTCCGTAGATGGGGCTTTAGAGAGAGAAAATCGACTTTAATTAGCCGCCTTTTTAAGGATCTTTGGATCTTTATGCTCATAACAACCCTTTTGTTGTGGCTGAGCGGTCTACTCTTGCATAAAAATCTATCCTTTTCTTTCATGTTTTGTTTCATTTGCATTGTAGTAAGTGGGGGATATTGGTTAAGTGCCACGTTATCTGGTTTATTCCTTGTTCGTTGCCTGAGTATAGCTTGGCTCATTGGCAGCTTCACGGTCCTCTTTGTACCTGAAGTGTGGACTCCAGCCATCATGGGACTCTGGGC harbors:
- a CDS encoding aldo/keto reductase; this encodes MKRQTQLPRRIYKGKDELSIIGFGGIVVCSVSQKEADHYVAEAMDLGINYFDVAPSYFDGEAEIKLGNALKPWRKEVFLACKTTRRDAAGARAELETSLKRAHTDHFDLYQFHALTTMGEVSKILGPSGAAETFIKAKEAGLVRYLGFSAHSVEAALTLLDQFPIDSVLFPLNMVSIKQGNFGLQILEKAKEKGAARLALKALAYTPWQEGEPHTYSKAWYKPIEDPDLQDKALRYTLSLDITAAIPPGHYELYRRAVDIASHFKPLTQEEQNTLDQAISGLTPLFPLKE